One Spinacia oleracea cultivar Varoflay chromosome 4, BTI_SOV_V1, whole genome shotgun sequence DNA segment encodes these proteins:
- the LOC110802558 gene encoding S-protein homolog 20, translated as MFSIYSLLPKSHFSKNKYLDSLMVRSRAQVQHHHVLLIAMVFAASTCNGDGDVSGLRTYVTIFNRLGKGVDLTLHCKSGDDDLGEQVVRYNESWYFSFYGNFWGTTLFYCSFKWEDNEVVWFDIYIVGRDATTCGYSCRWYIYPSNPCLVTYNAFTCYPWSAYSSTLSLGPSSM; from the coding sequence ATGTTTTCCATTTATTCTTTGCTTCCAAAGTCACATTTTAGTAAAAACAAATACTTGGATTCATTAATGGTGAGATCAAGGGCTCAAGTACAGCACCATCATGTATTGCTGATTGCAATGGTTTTTGCTGCATCAACTTGCAATGGCGATGGCGATGTTTCTGGTCTGAGGACATATGTAACAATCTTTAATCGCTTGGGTAAGGGGGTTGACCTTACTTTACACTGCAAGTCCGGTGATGATGATCTCGGAGAACAAGTAGTCCGTTATAACGAGTCGTGGTACTTTTCATTTTACGGTAACTTTTGGGGAACAACATTGTTCTACTGTAGTTTCAAATGGGAAGATAATGAAGTTGTGTGGTTTGATATTTATATTGTTGGAAGAGATGCTACAACATGTGGGTATTCTTGTCGGTGGTACATATATCCATCAAACCCTTGCCTAGTTACCTATAATGCTTTTACATGTTACCCTTGGAGTGCTTATAGTTCTACGCTTTCTTTAGGACCCTCGTCGATGTAA
- the LOC110802560 gene encoding uncharacterized protein isoform X2 translates to MDNRKGKNEVDEYDQEQHNEDESGPDEPLRQISTDLVLAVPCSQIQRSQRLSDEGSGRKRTRETGSSSQSQFHHQLESGSGQQATQPVDNLTPPAWLWGDYNQSLESIIRNARNTALSGQRPKPSENSSFWLNPSIFSPIRKL, encoded by the exons ATGGATAACCGGAAGGGCAAGAACGAAGTAGATGAATACGATCAAGAACAGCATAATGAAGATGAATCTGGT CCAGATGAGCCCCTCCGACAGATAAGTACAGACTTAGTACTGGCAGTTCCATGTAGTCAAATTCAACGATCTCAGAGACTAAGTGATGAAGGTTCTGGAAGGAAGAGAACGAGGGAAACTGGTTCAAGTAGCCAGAGTCAATTTCATCATCAGTTGGAATCTGGTTCAG GTCAACAAGCCACTCAACCTGTAGACAACCTCACTCCGCCAGCATGGTTGTGGGGTGACTATAATCAGTCGTTGGAGTCTATTATCAGAAACGCAAGGAACACTGCTTTAAGTGGCCAACGTCCGAAACCAA GTGAGAATTCATCCTTTTGGCTAAATCCATCGATCTTTTCTCCCATTCGAAAACTTTGA
- the LOC110802563 gene encoding uncharacterized protein — protein sequence MGFAMSCIVGFTITCGPTSETRGGERKQVLEKLDKELANGDERLALSIVKQSQGQPGGLRCFGSARQVPQRLYTLDELKLNGIEAASLLSPVDTTLGSIERNLHIAAVFGGGAAWNAFELSSQDLLYISLGLLFLWTLDLVSFGGGIASLALDTIGHTISQKYHNRVIQHEAGHFLIAYLIGILPRGYTLSSLEALRKEGSLNVQAGTTFVDFEFVEETSVGKLSATMLNRFSCIALAGVATEYLLYGCAEGGLDDINKLDGLLKSLGFTQKKADSQVRWAVLNTILLLRRHEEARAKLTDAMSKGMSVGSCINIIEEAIEDEDIIQTP from the exons ATGGGTTTCGCAATGTCATGTATAGTAGGCTTCACAATTACATGCGGGCCCACATCGGAAAccagaggaggagagagaaagcaagTTTTGGAGAAGTTGGACAAAGAATTAGCTAATGGAGACGAAAGGCTCGCCCTTTCCATCGTCAAGCAATCTCAAGGTCAGCCTGGTGGCCTCCGCTGCTTCGGCTCTGCCCGCCAG GTGCCTCAGAGACTTTATACTTTGGATGAATTAAAGCTGAATGGAATTGAAGCTGCTTCTCTATTGTCACCCGTGGACACTACTCTTGGTTCAATTGAAAGGAACCTGCACATTGCTGCGGTTTTTGGTGGTGGTGCTGCATGGAATGCCTTTGAACTTAGCTCCCAGGATCTCCTGTATATCTCTTTGGGATTGTTGTTCTTGTGGACATTGGACTTG GTTTCTTTTGGTGGAGGAATTGCCAGTTTGGCTCTTGACACAATTGGTCATACTATCAGTCAAAAGTACCACAACCGGGTTATTCAA CACGAGGCTGGTCACTTTCTAATCGCCTACTTGATCGGCATCCTTCCAAGGGGATATACACTTTCAAGTTTAGAAGCTTTGAGGAAAGAAGGGTCTCTCAATGTTCAAGCAGGAACAACTTTTGTAGACTTTGAATTCGTTGAGGAA ACAAGCGTTGGAAAACTATCAGCCACG ATGCTGAACAGATTTTCATGTATAGCATTGGCTGGTGTAGCCACAGAGTATCTACTATACGGATGTGCAGAAGGAGGTTTAGATGATATCAATAAG TTGGATGGATTGCTCAAGAGCTTGGGGTTCACACAAAAGAAAGCAGATTCACAGGTTAGATGGGCAGTCCTGAACACCATCCTTCTCTTACGCCGTCATGAAGAGGCACGAGCAAAACTTACAGATGCCATGTCTAAGGGGATGTCTGTTGGCTCTTGCATCAATATAATTGAAGAAGCTATTGAAGATGAAGACATAATACAAACTCCTTGA
- the LOC110802560 gene encoding uncharacterized protein isoform X1, with translation MDNRKGKNEVDEYDQEQHNEDESGKRIKGPDEPLRQISTDLVLAVPCSQIQRSQRLSDEGSGRKRTRETGSSSQSQFHHQLESGSGQQATQPVDNLTPPAWLWGDYNQSLESIIRNARNTALSGQRPKPSENSSFWLNPSIFSPIRKL, from the exons ATGGATAACCGGAAGGGCAAGAACGAAGTAGATGAATACGATCAAGAACAGCATAATGAAGATGAATCTGGT AAAAGAATCAAAGGG CCAGATGAGCCCCTCCGACAGATAAGTACAGACTTAGTACTGGCAGTTCCATGTAGTCAAATTCAACGATCTCAGAGACTAAGTGATGAAGGTTCTGGAAGGAAGAGAACGAGGGAAACTGGTTCAAGTAGCCAGAGTCAATTTCATCATCAGTTGGAATCTGGTTCAG GTCAACAAGCCACTCAACCTGTAGACAACCTCACTCCGCCAGCATGGTTGTGGGGTGACTATAATCAGTCGTTGGAGTCTATTATCAGAAACGCAAGGAACACTGCTTTAAGTGGCCAACGTCCGAAACCAA GTGAGAATTCATCCTTTTGGCTAAATCCATCGATCTTTTCTCCCATTCGAAAACTTTGA